From Enoplosus armatus isolate fEnoArm2 chromosome 23, fEnoArm2.hap1, whole genome shotgun sequence:
TTATCCTCCTGACACCGTTTGGTGAAGCGTAACAGCGGCTTTTGCACGCTTGCACACACAATCACCGCCACCCGCAACAGTTCACGCAATGCTTCTGGAGCGTGACGACAGCTTCATGTCCGAGTTTGAGGACGCGTGCAGCGCCTGGGTGGACAGTGTGGGCTCGAGCCCCAGCGACGGAGCTGACTCTGACGTGGGATCACCTTTCtgccaaggtgtgtgtgtgttgatcaaTAACAAATCAGTAACAATAGGCTGTATATCAAATATACATATTCATCTGTTGCATAACTGGTAATGACTAATGGAGTGACTGGGCCTTATCAAGGCAGCAGGATGTGTATTATTCcacaacagtaataataatctgtagTGTTGCAGTTGTTTGCATGCTGCAGCTGCATCTTCACATCTTATTGATTATTACTGTGTAGGCTGCTGAGCTGCCCACTGAGGAGATATTATGCAATGACAATaacaccccctccctccctccctctctctctccccagttTTCTCTCCGGGAACTGACGCTTCTGACTCAGATTTCTTCTCCGACTTCAGCGACTGCTCCTCGGACACGCTCTCGCCCTCCCTCGGCTACACCGACAGCTTCTTCGCCGAACCGGAGTCGGTGTCGGTACCGGCGGCAGCGGGGCTGAGCAGCACCGCGGACGCGATCCTCAACATGATTACTGAGATCGTCGGGATCTGCACCGAGATGGAGCAGCAGGGCGACGCTGGCTCTCTCCTCGAGTCCAGCCCATCCTCTGCGGCGCCCTCCCCGGCCACAGCCTCCCTCTCGCCCCCGCTCTTCGTTCCGTCTCCATGCTTGGCTCCCAGCTCTGACTTGAGCATCCCTCCCCCGGCTGCagcccagcagcagcctccCGCCTCAATTTCACAGCCAGTGGTGGTTAAGAGCGAGTTTGTgacctccagctgcagcagcggaTGTGGACAATCTTCAATGACCGGGAATGATGCTTTATACCCAGCCAGCGCCGACTCTCTCCTCCCGCTGTCGGCTCTGGAGCAACAGGTGGATGTGGCTGATTTCATCGACTCTCTGCTGAGCTCCGAGGCCGGCCATGGCGAGCTGAAGCCCGGCTGTGAGATCAAGCAGGAACCTCTGGGGCTGGAGGACTGGCTGAAGAGCTTAGTGGCTGCACCGGTTACCGGGGGAGATTCCAGCAGCTACGTCATCAGCAGGCCGGCAGTCAAGACGGAGCTCGTGCAGAGCGGGAGCAACTTGCACTTCTCCCctacccccctcccctccaccctggatgctcatctcctctcctccctcctgcaggGCGCGTTCCCGATAGTCAACATCAGCAGTGTGCACGCGACAGGAGCCCCCAAACTGTCACGCGGGGGTAGAAGAGCTCCCGCCAAGAACGGCCTGAAAGTGAAACCTTTCCCCTGCTCCGTGCAGGGGTGCGAGCGCCGCTTCTCGCGCTCGGACGAGCTGAACAGGCACGTGCGCATCCACACAGGACAGAAGCCCTTCCAGTGCACCATCTGCGCACGCAGCTTCAGTCGCAGCGACCACCTGACcacgcacacgcgcacgcacactGGAGAAAAGCCCTTCTCGTGCGATGTGTGCGGCAAGCGCTTTGCGCGCAGCGACGAGAGGAAGAGGCATGGGCGCGTGCACGTCAAGCAGCAGCTGCGCGCGCAGATGATGGCCGCCTACTCCCTGGCTCTGAACGCGCCTGGCGTCTAAGCAGCAGCGCGAGCTCCCGTTAATTTGGCCCGGTGAGGCTGCTGTGAAGAGAAGTTAAAGCTTCAGGATTTGAACCGTCAACCGGAAAGCGTCAGAGAGACGTTCCCATGTGACGTCACACTGAAGGCGATTGGTGTTCAGAGGACTTTAAAGTCCAGTTTCTGGCTCCTCTCGTGGCGCATGTGTGAGATCCATTGCAGGAGGATTGTGGGAGAAAATTCACAGCTGATGAGGAGGATTCAGAGAGGAAGGTGAATTTAAAGACTTTGGCCTCCTGACGGTGTTCAGGTCTGATCCTGGACCAGCTGGTTTACCTGATCATCAGGTGCTCTGGACTTTAAGAAGCTGTGGACGGATGTTAAAGgacagtctgtctctctggaAAGTTTTGCTTGTATAATATTGATTTTGGACTTTTCTGCATGAGGAACAGTGAAGAAACTGAATGTTGACGTCAGAATGTCGTGATTCTGTTCCTGTTTTGACTCAAATATTTTTATGTCAACCCGCTTTATATTTAACATCTGAGGAGTTCTATGTTTGTAATATATCTCTATTTTTCTAGATGGTTTGTCTACCTCTTTATGTTTTACAGCGAGAGTGTGTATATTTCTAGAGAAGAAGCCAGATTTCTATGGCGGATAAATGTGCAATGATGTCACTTTTCTATGAAATGATTGTAAAACTTCTACGGATGCTGAATGAactttattatataatattcatTCTGATATATCAGTGCAGGTTTAAGCTCCAGTGCTGGTAGAAAGCACTGGTAGAGTTGCACTGATGCATTGTGGGATATGTGTCCTGGTGTCTGTACTGTaaagatgaaacaaacacaccagctcAGTGTGAGCTGAGCTCTCAGTAGCACACATGGCTGTGCAGGTTTACTGCTCCTCGTTCTGCATGGAGGCTGCTGCCGCtgtcaataaacaaacaaacaaacaacaaggagTCCAGTCTCGTTCATCagcttcttcatcatcatcatcatcatcttccacCACAATGATGACAAACAGTATCAAACAGCGTAATGATGCCCTTGACGAACAAACATAAACTCCATGTTGTTGCATCAAACGCTGAATAAACTTTCTGTAATTCTTTAAATTATacaaataattatattattagtgttattacGATCGGACAAACGTGGcatctttcattgttttctgacattttataaaccaaacgattaatcgattaatcaagacGTCAGATTAATCTGAGATAATAAAAATCGTCATTTGCAGCCTTCACCACCGCCACATATTTCTGTGCACTTCCATTCATCAACAGGCtgctgttgccaggcaacaaatGGTCCCATTAGTTCTGTCAGTGTAAGAGTTTGTCCAGTTTTATGAACTGTGGCGTTtgtgttgctatggtaacagCAGCCCAAAGACACGTTTCATCCAGTTTCCTTTTCCCAGTAAAGACAAGCTGCTCTGAGTCATTTCAGGACTCATCAGTTGTGAACAaacctcatgttcagactcaaaccagcaacctgtcagcccgtctctcagtcctgtctcacttcctgtctgtggctctcagctctcagcccattggttcctactgaagacgtcaatctttaaaaacaccacaaatatatagttttatagtCATTTCCTCAaccagctgctcgctgtagttcatggtgatgaaggaaacaacagtgaggctcactgatgagttttcaTAAGAAGAAAACTGCTGCTTCGATCTGAACATGAAGAGAATTATAGAATATCAGTCATAATCTGagccttctgctgctgctgtgattatCATAACTGATCTGAAGTCTGTATATTTACTGATATTAAATtaatctctcctctccaggcTGCTggtgccctccagtggtcaccAGTCAGCACCACAACTCTTCAACCAAGCTGAGCCACTGAGTCTTCACTGCATGGGATCATCGTCcggtggtggaatgtaactgagtacatttactcaagtgaggtactttactttacttgagtctttctacttctactccactacatctcagagggaaatattgtactatTTACTGCACTACAGTATACTAATATGTACTAGAATACAACCCAGATGCGTCATGTTCAGATGaagaagacccccccccccgtgttgtCACTGAAAATACATGTGAGGTTTGAAATCCATTTAAGCGGCTTTATTTTAGATGTTTAGTgaaagcgcccccccccccgctccacCATCATCTGCACATCAGGACGGACACGTCACGCGGCTTTTACGTCAGCAGCAGCACGCGGCGGCTGCACGCCGACACACCGCGAGGGGCGGCGGTTGAAACATACagacgcgcgcacacacacgaaGTCCCGCCGCTGCTTCTGCACGAGACCGTTACGGTACCGGATTGAGTGGATCGATCGATCCACCGCTGCACGAGACTGCAGTGAATTCCTGAGCGGGAAACAGGGAAACCATGGCAACGGATTTTAGGATGAAGCCGACTGACTGACGCACCGACAGATTACCGTTGTGTTCAGGTAAGAGAGAAGACCTGCTGACCATCTGACTGATGACTAATGAACTACGAGATTATTCATTAGCTGGAATAAACACTGTGCTCGTGTCAAGGCTGCTCTAGTGATTCTCCAACATGCTGGTGCTCATTCTTCAAAGAAACTAGTTTTAGTTCAGTTAATACCGATGTTTGACTTGTGAGCAGAAACTTCCTGCTGTCGGCTGGTTTGGTTTGTGCAGATAAAACAATCCACATATATCCTGTTAATCAGTCAGCTTTTGGTCGCAGGTAGGTTGATTTAAttccctttggacagagcctgtgtgcatgtttcccattttgtgctaagctaagctaagctaactggctgctggtggtagctcCGTCAGTTGTAAACAGATTTTTTGGCCATTTGCTGAAATGACTCATACGGTCGTTATTttttgggaggacagtctccatTTTGAACAACTCTCTGTGTAATCCACAGTAATGTTCAAGCAAGAccctgcagccatgctagcagctctacTGAGGCTGTACTTGCTAAATGCTAGcatcagcatgccaacatgctatattcagcaggtataattgtttttcatggtaacatttgctaattagcaccaaaaaCTACTGCTGAGACTGATGGGGATGTCGTTAGTTTTTCAGATAATTAAACCCaattattggacaaattaaaaagtcaggagatcaccaaagttattagaattcatcctctgaggaacatgaatgtctgaacatatgttcatggcaatccatccagtagtttctgagatatttcagacgCCATAAAACAAAAGTCACTAATGTTAGAGAGGATTATCAATCCCAAAAAAATTTGATTTAGTGTTTTAACAGATGGAACATGAGATAAAATAAaaggttgagagagagagagtgtccaCACCccagacatttctttcttcctgctcATCCATCCATATTTGAAATtcctctggacacacacacacacacacacacacacacacacacacacacacacacacacactcacacactcagactgCACATGCCCAGTGCATCAtcagcaagtgtgtgttttcatatttttatactgtgtcagccacacacacacacacacacacacacacacacacacacgcacagtcagTGGGGCGGAAGATGCATGCTTCACTTAGCGATTagcctcacagaaacacacacacacgtcctacTAATGTCAAATCCAACAGgcgaggagtgtgtgtgtgtgtgtgtgtgtgtgtgtgacattcaAACATGTATTGACACAACTGGCTCATCCAAGAATTGTGACAATgactcatatacacacattttgctgaagctttttctgtttttaatctacAGATTTTAGCCTCATTAAATCTTTATCGCCACAAAATCAATTAtgtagcacacacactgacccagTTTGTACTCTGGTTTACTTGTTcttgaggagtgtgtgtgtgtgtctgcagtagAAATACATGAAAGCACAAAgtatttctgtcttcttctaCTGCCAGTTACTGTCTCTGCGGCagtgtttccattgtttttgAGGTGTTCCTGTTTTATCTTCCAGGTCTGCAGCTCCCTGGTGAAGcatgtcttcctcctcctcgtcttcctcttccgCGGAGCTGCCCTACTTTTGTCCTCGCTGTGGTGACGAGTTTCGTTTCCCGTCTGTACCTGAGCTCCGGGCTCACCTGGTCAGCCGACACACCTACGAGACCTTGCTGGTGCTGTCGCAGGTAATTCACATGGggcagcaactaatgattattttcattatcgattcatcgATTAGTCTTcctctataaaatgtcagaaaatgcagtttcccaaagcccaaggtgatgtcttcagatgtcttgttctgtccgaccaacagcctaaaacccaaagatgttcagtggaccacacacagacaggcactAACTTAATCTTACATTTCAGGCTCGTGTTCGAAGCTCCAAGCCTGGTGCTCTCCTCCCACTCCCTGGCCAAGCTGCATTCCAAAGACAGAGCTCTTCTCTAGGCATGGAAGCCCACAGCCTCCCCCTGCCGCTGGCCTGCCTGGATCTCGCCTCATCGTCTGCGTCCGTCCAACTGCTCAGGGAAATGTTTGGCTCTTCAGATCGTGCTCTCCCCTCTGCAGGACATCCAGAGGAACCCTCCACCGCTCTGGCCCTCCCCGGCTCTCTGGAGCCTTTTCTCGGGAAGAAACTCAGTGAGGTGGGAGTCCAGCTGGGCCTGGAGTTTGGGCTGTCTGTGGGGATCGGGTTGGAGGAGAgactggggctggggctggatCGAAAAATCGCCCAGACGTTTGTGGatgtggaggagagggtgaaCCGCCGCATGGGTCGACTGAAAGTGGAGCTACAGAAGAGGGAAGCGGAGCTAGAGCAGGAGAGGCGGGACGGGGAACGACTGAAGagtgagaaacaggaagtggaggagagggCGGGGTACCTGTCCAGACAGGTGGGTGGAGCTGTGATGTAGAAATGATACCCTGGTGACAGAAACACGTTCGTACTATTAGGGGTGAAACATCCATTTCACCTGTGtttattctctgtgttttatccATCAGGTCTCTGCTGCCATGGAGATGATGGAGCGATTAAAGAAAGATCtggaaggaaaagacagagagctgAGTGAACGACAACAGTCAGTATCTCCAAGGCTTCTTTCcgtttgtctgtctgtacctCTGAACCTGCAgtatttcattttgactttgttttttttaatattattgcGATATGCTGCCTCTACAGTCCTTGGTCCAGTCTGAGCCTGTGGGACAGAATTGGAAACATGCAggacaggtgcatgcaggtgttctcaaaacaacagg
This genomic window contains:
- the LOC139305560 gene encoding early growth response protein 4-like, producing MLLERDDSFMSEFEDACSAWVDSVGSSPSDGADSDVGSPFCQVFSPGTDASDSDFFSDFSDCSSDTLSPSLGYTDSFFAEPESVSVPAAAGLSSTADAILNMITEIVGICTEMEQQGDAGSLLESSPSSAAPSPATASLSPPLFVPSPCLAPSSDLSIPPPAAAQQQPPASISQPVVVKSEFVTSSCSSGCGQSSMTGNDALYPASADSLLPLSALEQQVDVADFIDSLLSSEAGHGELKPGCEIKQEPLGLEDWLKSLVAAPVTGGDSSSYVISRPAVKTELVQSGSNLHFSPTPLPSTLDAHLLSSLLQGAFPIVNISSVHATGAPKLSRGGRRAPAKNGLKVKPFPCSVQGCERRFSRSDELNRHVRIHTGQKPFQCTICARSFSRSDHLTTHTRTHTGEKPFSCDVCGKRFARSDERKRHGRVHVKQQLRAQMMAAYSLALNAPGV